The nucleotide window CTGGTGCACGCCCGTGCCTTGCTGACCAGCAGCCCCGAGGGCGCCACCGCCTACATCGACGCCGACCTGCGCGACCCCGACAAGATCCTGCAGGAAGCGGCCCGGACGCTGGACCTGACTCAGCCGATCGCGATCATGCTGATGGGGATCCTGGGCCACATCGCCGAGGATGAGCAGGCGCAGTCGATCGTCAAACGGCTCCTGGGCGGCGTGCCCGCCGGGAGCTACTTGACGATGAATGACGGCACCGACACCAGCGAGGAGGTGGTGGAGGCCGCGCGCATCTGGAACCAGTCCGCCAACCCGACCTACCACCTGCGCAGCCCCGATCGGATCGCTCGCTTCTTCGACGGCCTTGAGCTGGTGGAACCCGGCGTTGTCTCCCCCCCACGATGGCATCCCGAGCCCAGCGCGTCCGGTCTCCCCGCCGAGATCGATTCGGCATGTGGCGTCGCGCGCAAGCCGTAGCGCCTGCGAAGAGAGTCTCCTGGTGGGCCTCGGCGACGACCGCCGTCGGTACGCCCGCCCGCCCCTGGCTCGACGACCGCCTCTCGTCAAGGTGGGCGGCGAGAACGTCCAGGACCTGCCGGACGTTCGGCACCGTCACGTCCTCGGC belongs to Actinomycetota bacterium and includes:
- a CDS encoding SAM-dependent methyltransferase, translated to MADNSATASQVPPEINTNVPQTARIWNYWLGGKDNFPVDRQVGDQILEAFPAIVENARASRAFLVRAVEYLAGEAGIRQFLDIGTGLPTANNTHQVAQAVAPECRIVYVDNDPIVLVHARALLTSSPEGATAYIDADLRDPDKILQEAARTLDLTQPIAIMLMGILGHIAEDEQAQSIVKRLLGGVPAGSYLTMNDGTDTSEEVVEAARIWNQSANPTYHLRSPDRIARFFDGLELVEPGVVSPPRWHPEPSASGLPAEIDSACGVARKP